One window of the Rhodococcus sovatensis genome contains the following:
- a CDS encoding GntR family transcriptional regulator translates to MAEARHEFVARQLRSLITSGEYAVGRSLPSESTLCAQYEVSRGPVRQALASLSAEGLIQLSQGRPAVVRSGDAAQTLDTFTPFSQWARRTGREAGSKTLEVSRRRASSSAAGALGIESSDFVVEVVRVRYLDNEPTMIERSVFVDTVGSLLFDFDTDSGSITDYLTGRGVRFESMSHVLDAVSADSVDADSLGIAVGSPLLRERRTSRDENGTAFEYADDRYRSDQVVFSIVNSRTVDPRMIAPDT, encoded by the coding sequence GTGGCCGAAGCCAGGCACGAGTTCGTCGCCCGGCAACTCCGCTCACTGATCACCAGCGGCGAATACGCGGTAGGCCGGTCGCTCCCGAGCGAAAGCACGTTGTGCGCGCAGTACGAGGTCTCCCGTGGCCCGGTACGTCAGGCACTGGCGTCGCTGTCCGCCGAGGGACTGATTCAGTTGTCCCAGGGACGTCCGGCTGTGGTTCGTTCCGGTGATGCGGCACAGACGTTGGACACCTTCACTCCGTTCTCCCAGTGGGCTCGGAGAACGGGGCGGGAGGCAGGAAGCAAGACTCTCGAGGTTTCACGTCGTCGGGCATCGTCGTCGGCTGCAGGAGCGTTGGGGATCGAGTCCAGTGATTTCGTGGTCGAAGTTGTTCGTGTTCGGTATCTCGACAACGAACCCACGATGATCGAACGAAGTGTCTTCGTCGATACCGTGGGGTCGTTGTTGTTCGATTTCGATACCGATTCGGGCTCGATCACCGACTACCTCACCGGCCGCGGGGTGCGGTTCGAGTCGATGTCGCACGTTCTCGATGCGGTATCTGCCGATTCGGTCGACGCCGACAGTCTCGGTATTGCCGTGGGGAGCCCGTTGTTGCGTGAACGCCGCACCTCGCGCGATGAGAACGGAACAGCGTTCGAATACGCGGACGACCGCTACCGATCGGACCAGGTGGTCTTCAGCATCGTCAACTCACGGACGGTCGATCCGCGCATGATCGCGCCCGACACCTGA